In Pungitius pungitius chromosome 2, fPunPun2.1, whole genome shotgun sequence, a single window of DNA contains:
- the fhl1a gene encoding four and a half LIM domains protein 1a isoform X2 yields MTERFDCYYCRDNLHGKKYVMKEEKHVCTKCFNKLCANTCAECKRPIGADAKELHHKNRHWHEDCFRCAKCYKPLASEPFNARDDGKIMCGKCGSREDGNRCQGCYKVVLPGSQNVEYKNKVWHEECFTCFDCKQPIRSQSFLTKGEDIYCTPCHDKKFAKKCFHCKQPISSGGISYQDQPWHSECFVCHTCRKTLAGARFTSHEDHVYCVDCFKTDVAKKCNGCKNPITGFGHGTNVVHYEGFSWHEYCFNCKKCSLSLANKRFVINGDHIYCPDCAKKV; encoded by the exons ATGACCGAGCGCTTCGACTGCTACTACTGCCGGGACAACCTGCACGGGAAGAAGTACgtgatgaaggaggagaagcacGTGTGCACCAAGTGCTTCAATAAGCTCTGCGCCAACACCTGCGCAGAGTGCAAACGCCCCATCGGCGCCGACGCCAAG GAGCTGCACCACAAGAACCGCCACTGGCACGAGGACTGCTTCCGCTGCGCCAAGTGCTACAAGCCGCTGGCCAGCGAGCCCTTCAACGCGCGGGATGACGGCAAGATCATGTGCGGCAAGTGCGGCTCCCGGGAGGACGGCAACCGGTGCCAGGGCTGCTACAAGGTGGTCCTGCCAG GATCCCAAAACGTGGAGTACAAAAACAAGGTGTGGCACGAGGAGTGCTTCACCTGCTTCGACTGCAAGCAGCCAATCCGCTCGCAGAGCTTCCTGACCAAGGGCGAGGACATCTACTGCACTCCCTGCCACGACAAGAAGTTTGCCAAGAAGTGTTTCCACTGCAAGCAG CCCATTTCCTCGGGGGGGATCAGCTACCAGGACCAGCCCTGGCACTCCGAGTGCTTTGTGTGTCACACCTGCCGCAAAACTCTGGCCGGAGCTCGCTTCACTTCCCACGAGGACCACGTGTACTGCGTGGACTGCTTCAAGACCGACGTGGCCAAGAAGTGCAACGGATGCAAGAACCCGATAACAG GGTTCGGCCACGGCACCAACGTGGTGCACTACGAAGGCTTCTCCTGGCACGAGTACTGCTTCAACTGCAAGAAGTGCTCCCTGTCGCTGGCCAACAAGCGCTTCGTCATCAACGGAGATCACATCTACTGCCCCGACTGCGCCAAGAAGGTGTGA
- the fhl1a gene encoding four and a half LIM domains protein 1a isoform X1, translating to MAFRHSGPKSYLTSTMTERFDCYYCRDNLHGKKYVMKEEKHVCTKCFNKLCANTCAECKRPIGADAKELHHKNRHWHEDCFRCAKCYKPLASEPFNARDDGKIMCGKCGSREDGNRCQGCYKVVLPGSQNVEYKNKVWHEECFTCFDCKQPIRSQSFLTKGEDIYCTPCHDKKFAKKCFHCKQPISSGGISYQDQPWHSECFVCHTCRKTLAGARFTSHEDHVYCVDCFKTDVAKKCNGCKNPITGFGHGTNVVHYEGFSWHEYCFNCKKCSLSLANKRFVINGDHIYCPDCAKKV from the exons ATGGCCTTCAGACACTCAG GTCCCAAAAGTTACCTCACCTCCACCATGACCGAGCGCTTCGACTGCTACTACTGCCGGGACAACCTGCACGGGAAGAAGTACgtgatgaaggaggagaagcacGTGTGCACCAAGTGCTTCAATAAGCTCTGCGCCAACACCTGCGCAGAGTGCAAACGCCCCATCGGCGCCGACGCCAAG GAGCTGCACCACAAGAACCGCCACTGGCACGAGGACTGCTTCCGCTGCGCCAAGTGCTACAAGCCGCTGGCCAGCGAGCCCTTCAACGCGCGGGATGACGGCAAGATCATGTGCGGCAAGTGCGGCTCCCGGGAGGACGGCAACCGGTGCCAGGGCTGCTACAAGGTGGTCCTGCCAG GATCCCAAAACGTGGAGTACAAAAACAAGGTGTGGCACGAGGAGTGCTTCACCTGCTTCGACTGCAAGCAGCCAATCCGCTCGCAGAGCTTCCTGACCAAGGGCGAGGACATCTACTGCACTCCCTGCCACGACAAGAAGTTTGCCAAGAAGTGTTTCCACTGCAAGCAG CCCATTTCCTCGGGGGGGATCAGCTACCAGGACCAGCCCTGGCACTCCGAGTGCTTTGTGTGTCACACCTGCCGCAAAACTCTGGCCGGAGCTCGCTTCACTTCCCACGAGGACCACGTGTACTGCGTGGACTGCTTCAAGACCGACGTGGCCAAGAAGTGCAACGGATGCAAGAACCCGATAACAG GGTTCGGCCACGGCACCAACGTGGTGCACTACGAAGGCTTCTCCTGGCACGAGTACTGCTTCAACTGCAAGAAGTGCTCCCTGTCGCTGGCCAACAAGCGCTTCGTCATCAACGGAGATCACATCTACTGCCCCGACTGCGCCAAGAAGGTGTGA